A window of Pirellulales bacterium genomic DNA:
CGTGCCGGTCGAGAGCCAATCGCTCAAGGGGCTTGATTCGCTGTTGTCGATCGTGCAGATGCCCGGCGGTATCCCTGTGGCCACGCTGGCTATCGGCAAGGCGGGGGCGAAGAACGCGGCGCTATTGGCCATCAGCATCTTGGCGGGCGAGCAGCCTGCCTTGCGCGACAAGTTGACGGCGTTTCGAGCAGAGCAAGCCCGCCGCGTGAGCGAGGAAACATTGCCATGAGCGCGGCGGTGTTGCCCGGCGCCACTATTGGCGTGCTCGGCAGCGGTCAGCTAGGCCGCATGTTCGCCATCGCGGCGCGGCGCATGGGGTACCGCGTACATACATTCTCGCCCGATTACGACACTCCCACCGGTCAAGTGGCCGACCTGGAGGTGCGGGCATCCTATGACGATCTGGACGCTGTTCGCGATTTTGCGCGGCAGGTCGACGTGGTGACATTCGAGTTCGA
This region includes:
- the purE gene encoding 5-(carboxyamino)imidazole ribonucleotide mutase, with product MGSKSDWETLRAADEILTQFGVAHECRIVSAHRTPDAMRDYAQSAEQRGLKVIIAGAGGAAHLPGMVASHTTLPVLGVPVESQSLKGLDSLLSIVQMPGGIPVATLAIGKAGAKNAALLAISILAGEQPALRDKLTAFRAEQARRVSEETLP